In the bacterium genome, AAAAAAAATGCACAGGTATTTTATTGTGACCGAAATCCTGATCCGAAAGCAAAGCCAAAGCGTGACCGGATCGAAGTGTTCTGAGTATGCCGTAAATATCATCTTCGTACAAAACTCTCATGCCACAGCGTGTGCGATGCCGAAATAACCATGCATCCACATACGGATTCGTTTGACGGCGTACTACCACCGCCAGCGAAACGCCATGCGCGATCAACGCTTTTCCCATCAATTCCCAATTCCCAAAATGGGCGGAGATCAAAACCGAGTTGCGCAAGTTTTGCCAATCCCAATCGTCCGGTAAGCGGAATGAAAATTGTTTAGTATGAGTGCCATCGTAACGGTCCAATACCAGGAGTTCTGCAAATGTTTTGCCGAACTGGCGGTATGTTTGCCTGAGAATGCGTTGTATCGCAGAAGCATCAAACAAACCCGTGCGTACCAGATTAGAATACGCTACGCCATGACGGATTTTAAAAAAATGAAATACGTCACCGATGAAGGTTCCGATGGATGGAACGAGAGACAGAGGAATAACTAAAAGAAAATAACGAAAAAAAAGCAGAATTAAATATTCGATCCGCCAGATCAAACGTTTCATTGAACCGACAAGGCTTCGTTGCACAACGTGTCCACGCGTTCATTATAGTGGATGCCGGCGTGGCCTTTGACTTTTTCAAAGCGGACGGTATGCGTTTGGCATAGATCGATGATGATTTCCCACAGGTCACGGTTTTTAACAGGGCTTTTGTCGGCGGTGCGCCAGCCGTTGCGTTGCCAGTTATCCAGCCACTTTTGATGGAAGGCGTTGACGATGTAAGCGCTATCGGAATGCAACGTGACCCGGCAAGGGCGTTTGAGCGCTTTAAGCGCTTCGGCGACGGCCGCCAATTCCATCCGATTATTGGTCGTGGCGTCTTCCGTTCCGGAAATTTCTTTACTTTTTCCATCCTCGGCGAGCAAAACAGCCGCCCATGCGCCGCGCCCGGGGTTACCCTTGCAGGCACCGTCGGTGTAAATCGTGATATGAGGACTTTGTGATGTTGTCATAGCTACATTTTATAAAAATTATCATCAACCAAAAGATTTTTTTTAAATAAGATCGAAACTGCATTGAACTTGACCTTGAATGTCCTACATCCTGTTTTCTTAGATGATAATCGCTTATACACAAGACAGGTCATGAAAGATCGGCTATTTCGTCTGGACATAGCAGGGAGTATGAAGAATGAGACTATACAAAAAATACGTGTTATGTTGAATAGACTCGAAAGTAATATTTCTTGCGATTACACTTCATTTTTCTTTACATTGGGGCGGTTCCGTCTTATCACTTATCAAATAACAACAAAAACCCTTTTTTGGAGGAGCGTGTGAAACGATTGACCGTACTTATCGGTTTCGTGTGTTGTCCTATTTTGAGTTTGTTTGCTCAATATCAAATTGATGCCACAGAATCCGTGCATGTTCCCGTGCTGATCAAAAGTTTATCGTATGACAGCAAACTCAAAGGCGGAAATCTTCTGATATTGTCGCGTACCGATGAAAACGGTAATCGCAATAAAGCGTCTTCGTTGTTTTCCGGGAAAACGATCAAATCCAACACATTACAGGCGTTTGACGGGACGTATTCCGGTAAAGCAGCATTGGCCTCCATACTTGATAATCTCGGCGTACATCTGATATACATATGTGATGATCTGACAGCGGCCCAGGTGTCGGAAATTTCGGCTTTGTGTAATGCTAAAAGTATCCTGAGTATATCCGGAGTAACGGATCATGTGACCACAGGGTTGGTCAGTTTATCGGTGTCCAATGAAGGCGGGAAAACAAAAACATTTCTGAATAAAACGAAGATGCGTGCTGAAGGCCACGCTTTTAGTGCGCAGTTTCTTCAGCTGTGTAAAATCGTCGAATAAGGTTGCGACGTTATATTGCTGTAAAAAAATATATCAAAAATTTATACTGATTTTTTGATGCGTTTCTGTAAGTTTTTGAAACGGTTTTTACAGATTGAAGGGTCAGATTTCGCCGCGTAAAGACTTGGTGATCACTTCGGCTTTGGAGTGGACATGCAATTTGCGGTAAATATTTTTGATGTGCGAACGGATTGTCTCAATCGTCACATCCATGCGATCGGCGATCATTTTGTAACTCAAACCATCCACCAATCCCACCACGACTTCTTTCTCTTTATCGGACAGCGTTGACTGAGGTTTTTGTGACGGCGCGGGATAAAAGTGCTGAATCACTTTGCGGGCTATCTGCGGTGACATCGGTGCACCGCCGTTATGCAATTCGTCCAGTGATCGTGCAATATCCGCAAACGGAGTATTTTTGATAAGATAACCGGATGCACCGTTGCACAGGGCTTCAAAAATTCGCGCCGGATCATCATGGACCGTAAACATCACGATGTCCGTATCGGGAAATTTTTCCCGGAAGAGACGTATTGCACTCAATCCCGACATACCGGGTAAGCCTATGTCGAGAATCAGAATATCAGGCGTATGCGTTTTGAACGCTTCCAAATCTTCTTCGACGGATCCGGCGGAAGTCGTTATCGTAAAACGGTTGTCTTTTTTCAAAAATGCCGTCACATTCTGGCGAATTTCCGCGTCGTCCTCGATCATCGCAATGCGTATCATAAACGATCCTTTGTAAAACATTCATCGCAAACTAAGGCCGTCATCGGAGAAAACCAATCCCATAACGATGGGATGGCTAAGCTTCGACACGAAACCAGTCGGTTATGGCCGCGCTGTTTTCTTTGAACTCTTTGTGGCGAAATTCGTTGGCCGATCCGTCGTAAACGTAGCCTTTCGACCATGTTTTGTGATGGGACGCCACATCGCTAATCGCGCGAAGGATGAAATCCACCTCCTGGTCGGTCATCACCGGGTGAAGAGAAAGTCGTATCCAACCCGGTTTTTCGGACATGTCGCCGTGATCAATTTCGTCCGTGATGCGTTTGGAAAATTCGCGCGTCACATTGAGTAAATAATGACCATACGTGCCGGCACAGGAACAGCCGCCGCGAACTTGAATGCCAAAGCGATCGTTGAGCAGTTTGACGCCGAGATTGTAGTGCAGACCGTCTATATAAAACGAAATGATGCCGAGGCGATGTTCGACATGATCGGCCAGTATGTGCAACCCCGGTGCCTGACGCAAAACCTGGAATACGCGCGGCAACATTTCTTCTTCTCTCGCCATCATACGCGACGGATCCATCGTTTCTTTGAGGCGAATCGCCATCGCGGCTTTGATCGCCTGCAAAAAAGGCGGTGTACCGCCGTCTTCGCGAATTTCGATATCCTGAAAATATTTATGTTCGCCCCAGGGGTTGGTCCATGTCACCGTACCGCCACCGGGTTGATCGGGAATTTTATTACCGTAAAGTTGAGCGTTGAAAATCAAAACACCGGGCGTGCCGGGTCCGCCGAGAAACTTATGCGGAGAGAAATAAATAGCATCCAGACGCGCATCGGTATCGGCGGGGTGCATATTGATCGGTACATACGGCGCGGAGCATGCAAAATCCACAAAACAATACCCGCCGTTTTGATGCATGATTTTAGCTATGTCGTGATAGGGCGTTTGAATCCCCGTGACGTTGGAACATGCGGTGACGGAAGCAATTTTCATAGGCCGGTTTTTGTAGCGTTCCAGCAGCCTTGAGAGATCGTTCAGATCCACCAAACCTTTTTCATCACGTCCAACTAATTCTACATCCGCGATGGTTTCCAGCCATGAGGTATGATTGGAGTGATGCTCCATGTGGGTTACAAAAATCACAGGGCGCTCCGCTTCGGGTACGGAAATGCGTCCGCTGAATTTTTCAGGAATGCGAAGATTGAGTATGCGTTGAAACTTGGCGACCGCACCGGTCATACCCGAACCCGCAAAAATTAAAACGTCATTAGGAGCGGCATTTACATGCCCTTTGATGATCGCTTTAGCTTCGTGGTACGCATGCGTCATTGTCGTTCCGGTAGTGGTGGTTTCCGTATGCGTATTGGCGACGTAAGGGCCGAACCGCGAAAGCAGTTGTTCCTCGATAGGACGATACAACCGTCCGCTTGCTACCCAGTCGGCGTAAACGATGTGTTGTGTTCCGTACGGAGTTTGGACAGTCAGGTCGTGACCGATGGTGTTGGTACGAAATTTTTGGAAGTACTCTTCAAGTTTCATGAATGCAGAGCTTATAAGGGTTAATGATTTTTAAACCCGAGAGGATAATTAAAAAAACAACCAACTGCATGCAAAAAATCATCGGGTTTTCTGTACGTAAAATCGCTGTTTTATATGGCCGTCGCATCGATCACCGCAAAAGGTATTTCGATGCGAAACACATCCTCATCCGCGACGATATCGTTCATGCGATCTTCCATTGCCGTAAAAACAGGGCGCCGGATTTCCTGAGGCACTAGATTTTTCCATGAAGGGAGAAACCAATGGCGGATCAAATGATGTTCAAAGAAAGCTTTCCCGTCGGTAAAATCCATGTGAAACTGCCGCAGTTTGATTTCTCCGATTTCAAATCCTGATTCTTCGATCCATGCTTCCATACGATCCAGCGGAGGTCTTTTTTGTTGGATATGCTGATCAATAAGGGGAAGGTTTTCTTCGCGGCGATGATCACGCAGCGCTGCACGCAACACATCGTAAAAAGCGCGCATCGTGCCTTCGAGATTGTACGTCATGACAAACTGTGCACCGTGTTTGGCGGAACGGCGGCACGTGCTTAAGGTTTTTGGAATATCGCTTACATTGTTAATGCCGTTATTAGATACGATCAGATCACACGTATGTTCTCCGATGGTTGCATCTTCGGCCTGACCTTCGATGATACGCACCTGCGTGATGCCCAAACGTTCGGTTTTTTCACGGAGGCGTGCGACCGCCGCCGGCCACGGATCAATGCCCCATACCGTTCCTTTTTTTCCGATACGTTCGGCGATTTCAAGCATTGGAAATCCGGTACCGCAACCGATGTCCATCACGGTCATGCCGGGTTTAAAGCGTATGGCGTTGAGCAGTTCCGTTCCAAACGGCGCCGACCAAAGCGGCAATTCATCGGTGACCGCCATCAGTGCGGGATCATTGGGATCGTATTGATAATCTAAATAATCCATACGGTTTTTCTTTTATTAGTGAAGTGAAATTATTTTACAGAGGTATAAAAATTTCGGTTACCGCTCCGTTATCGTTGATTTGTTTTATGCGGCCGCGCACGCGTTCGGCGCGCATGCGCATATTGCGAAGGCCGTTGCCTTTTCCGATCCGCTCATCGGGAATGCCGCGGCCATTGTCCCTCAGAGAAATTATGAGACCGCGATCTGTACGCTCGATGCGAACGTGTACGGAGGTAGCTCCCGAATGTTTGGCCGCATTATGCAGCACTTCTTTGACGATCAGAAAAACATTTTGCCGCACATCTACAGCCAGCGATTCTTCCGCGCGGATGCCGTGTACATCCCACGTGCAGGCGATCTCGGCCGTGTTAAGCACCTGATACGCCGTATCCTGCAGGCGCGCGATCAGGTCGCCCATGCGATCATTGCGTGCGTCAATGGACCAGACAATATCGCTGAAGGTGCGTATCACATCACGGCTGAGTTGGCCGATCCGTTCGGCGGAATGACGAATAGCCGAGAGATCATCGGAACTGCGAATGGATTCCGAACTGACGGCAATACGCGTGAGCGTTGAACCGATATCATCATGCAGATCGCTGGCAATGCGCACGCGCATACGTTCCATGGCGAGCAAACGTGTGACACGAATGCGGTAAATAACCCACAATAATCCGATCACGGCTAGGACGAGTATCAACCGGAACCACCAGGTTTTCCAAAACGGAGGCGTGATCGTAAAGACCAGCGATTCCGTCGGGCTCCATACACCCCAGTCGTTGGCGGACTGCACCTCAAACGTATAATCGCCCGAAGCGAGATTGGTATATTGGATCGTGCGTTCCGTAGTGGGAATCCACTGCGCATCAAGACCTTGTAGCCGGTAGCGGTAGCGCACCTGTTCCGGCGCTGAAGGATAGATTCCGATAAAATCAAATTTCAAATAATTTTCGTCATGACGGAAAGCGGTGTGCGCCACGACCGGAATGCTATTTTCATACACGCGCAAACGATGGATACGCGTCTGCGGAACGGTATAGAGGCTGTCGGAACTCGGGTTGATCTCTGTCATGCCGTTGACGGTTGCAACCCATACCCGGCCGTTCTGATCCGTACACACACCTCCGAGGCTGCATTCATCGCCGGCCAGGCCGTCGCTGCGCCGAATCGTGCGTATCAACGTGTCTCCGCCGGAAAACGAAAGGATGTGCATGCCGCGATTGCTGGCCGCATAAATGGCGCCTCTAGCATCACCGGTGATCGCATAGATCGTATTGTCACGCAATCCGTTTTTGGTATCAAAATTACGAATAACTCCGTCGCGTATCAAAGACAGACCGCCGCCATCGGTACCAACGCACAAAAGGCCGTCGGGCGCTTCGTATATGGAAACAACAAAATCGCCGGCCAGTCCGTTTTTCTGAGAAATATTTTTGAATTGCGATCCGTCGTATATAAAAAGACCGGCGCCGTCGCTGCCAAAGGCCATGCGGCCGTCGCGCAACGTACGTGCACACCATACGATCTGCCCGGAGAGCGGCGTTCCGGTAGCCCATGGCACGATCTGGCGGTTTTCTACTTTAGCAAGCCCTCCGCGTGTAGCCAAAATCATGTTCCCGTCGGCATCTTCGGTCATTCCGTAAGCCCGATTCATCGGTTTGTCGGAGTGACGATAAGTGGCGGTCACGCGTCCGTCGGTTACCGTGTGAATTCCGTTGTGTGTGCCGATCCACAACCGGCCACGTCGATCTTCAAAAAGACTCCAGATCAGGTTGTGCGCCAACCCTTTTTTTTCATCGAGAATTTCCGGTTTATCGCCACGCATGGTGATAAGACCGGCGTGTGAACCAAACACCATACTTCCATCGCGTCTCTGGGTGACTGTGGTGAAAGGCGCATCGGGCAATTCTTTACCGCTGCGCCACGTCGTCAAACGCCCGGGCCGATACATACTGACGCCGCCGCCATTGGTCCCGAAATAAAGCGTACGGTCGTAATCTTCATAGATATTCCATACTAAGTCATTGGCCAATCCGTTTGCTGTCGTCAGATTCTCAAAAACGCCGTGGTGCCATAGACTGATGCCATTGGCCGTAGCGATGCACAATGCGCCGTTTTGCAGGAGCAGCATTGCATTGATGTCATTATCGGCAAGACCGTCGCGTGTGGTGTAGTTAGTACAACGCCCGTTGATATACACACTCAGTCCCTCGCGTGTACCCAAAGCCCATGCGCTGTCATTGAGACGGCGAATGCTGCGTACAATGGGATGGATCAGTCCGTCGCGTGCCGTGATGCGCTGTTGCGTTTGTGGGGACAGAATCGCTACACCGCTGTCGGTGCCAAACCACCAGACATCGTTATCGGCGTGAACGCCGGTGTACACGCGCAGATCGGGTAACCCTTCGTGAAGGCCGATGGTTTTCCAGCTTCGCCGTTGCGGTTGATAAAAACTGACGCCGCCGCCATAAGTACAAATCCACAACGCCGAATCACCGGACGGAATGATATTCCACACGCGATTATCGCACAAACCGGAATCTTTATTGAGTGTCGTAAAACGCCCGTCGCGATACACAGAGAGGCCGCCACCGTCGGTTCCGATATACATAGATCCGTCATGGTACTCGTGCAACGCCGATATTTGCCCGCCGGCGAGACCGTCCTGCGTTTGAAAATTTTGAAAACGAACACCGTCCCACCGACTCAGTCCGCCCAACGTGCCGATCCACACATAACCCCAACGGTCGCGGGTGATCGCCGTGACTTGCGATTGGACAAGCCCTTGTTCGACATTGACGGAGCGGTGGATTTTGATTTGTGCGCTGACGTTGGATGACGGCATCAGCAGTACAAAAAAAATCAGAGTTAGTTTTTTTAGCGGATGCATCGGGGTTGATGTTACCATATTAAACTGCGCAATCAGACGTGATTTATGAAAATAAGAACCGATTATTTTCGAGATGCGCGAGTACCGATTACACGGTCTGACGAAACAACTATGCGTGCTGTGCGATGCGCTGCGATCCGCAGTAGATATTGTACTGACCGGAGCGAAGAAACCCGATCAATGTCATGCCGAACTCGTGTGCGGATTTGACGGCCAGACTGGACGGTGCGGAAACCGCCGCAATACACGGTATGCCGACGCTCAATGCTTTCTGCACGATTTCGTAACTGACGCGCCCGCTGACCAAAAGCAGATGGCCATGGAGCGGCAAACGTCGCTGCATGAAAGCCCAGCCGATGATTTTATCTACGGCGTTATGCCGTCCGATATCCTCGCGCGCGCAGAGTAAGTTTCCTGCATTATCAAATAATCCGGCGCCGTGCAGGCCGCCTGTTTGTTCGAATATTTTTTGTTCGCGGCGCAGGCGATCGGGCAAAGTGAGAATTTGCTCAGCCATAAAAACCGTCGCGTCCTCGATGCGACGAAACCCCTTAGCGCGCAAATCGCTGATTGAGCGGCTCCCGCAGATACCGCAGCTGGATTGGACAAACGAATAGCGGCGCAATTGGTCGGCCTCGGCCATGCGTGCGAAGGCGGATTCGTTCACATGCAGCGTGATTGAATTTTCTTCCGGTGATAGGATTTTTTGTATGATGGTATAGTCGGGAGAGCCGTCTCCGGCGTGAAGTAAGCCTTCGGCCGCCAAAAAACCAAGCGCCAAGTCGGCGTCATGACCGGGTGTACGCATCGTAACGGCGATTTCGACGGTGCGTTCCATGTGAGCGACCGCGATGGACAGCGGTTCTTCAGTGACGAGCGTGTCGGCATGATCGCGGTCCAAACCATCGCTGAATTTTTTTATGAGATAGGTGCGTGTTGCCGATTCCACATAAACCTCGAAGTTTCGCACAAACTACCCAAAAAGGGCTTCAATTTCACTAATTTTATGGTATTTTTATGGTATAAAGGTGTTAATTTCCGGATCGGCTTATAATTAAGAAAAAAATTGACAAATCATGTTCTTTTAGATATATTGCGTTGCTTTTTGGAAAAAAAGGCGTATGTTCTATAAAAATTTAGATTTAGCATCGTTTTAAAGCGATATAAACGCGATCCGATCGGTCATCAAAAACGGGTTGAACGTGGAAGAAAAAAAGAAATCGCCGCACAAATATGTCACACTTCTGGTGATGTTTGATGCCGTTTCCGATCCCCGGAGTTTTCGCCTTAAAGTTTCAACGCTGCGCGTGATGCTCGGTACATTGGCTGTAGTAGGTCTTGTGCTGGCCGGTTCTTTGATATACTATTTTTCGTTTGCCTATAAGGTGTTTTATTACGACGAGCTGGAGCGTAAATACGAAAAGCTCGCCGAAGATAATACCCGGATCAAGCAGATCGAACGCGAGTACCGTAAGGTCAAGCAGGAGAATGAAAAAATCCGCATCGTGTTTGGTTTGCTGAAAAACATGCCCCGGGACACGACGTACGAAGGCCGCTCAACGTATGAAAATTTTACGGCGCCGAGTGAAATGGGATATTATCCCGGCAAAGACCTCAACGATCCGATGCATGAAAAAATGGCGGAGGATATCAGCAGCGATGTCGGCCGTATCGGTATAGATTATTTATCCTACGCCCGCGTCGTGCCCACGTTGATGCCGGTTAACAGCCGCTTTATTGCGCGCGGTTATCAGGATAACCGTTACAACGATCCGTCGGCTACACGCATACATCGCGGTGTGGACATCGTGGCGGAGGAAGGCGCGCCGGTCAAGGCCGCTTCCGAAGGTCGGGTGATCGTTTCGGAATGGTTTACCGACTACGGCAATACGATCGTCCTGTATCATGGATTCGGTTTTTTTTCAGTGTATAAACATTTGCAATTTCGCCTGAAAGAAACGGATGATGCGGTCAAGACGGGTGAAGTGATCGGCACGGTCGGTAAGACCGGGCGTTTGGCAACAGGTATTCATTTACATTTTGAAATATGGCGCGACGGCGTGCCGCGGGATCCGGCGACTTTTATACCGCAGATCCGCGATGCGCTGGTGATCACGGTGAAAGCCGACTCACTCGCCAAAAAAAGCAGTTAAACTAAACGAAAGAACGCCCATGGCGTTTGGTGAAAAAAATACGAACAATACCGCCGGTGCAGGTCTCAACCTGATCAGCCGCGGTACCGTGATCAACGGCAATATCAGCGCCTCGACGAGCATTCGTATCGAAGGCGAAATCAAAGGCAAAATCGTTTGCCATGATGCCGTCACGATCGGTACGACGGGTATGGTCGAAGGCGATATTGATGCCAAAAGCGTGATCGTAGGCGGCAAAGTAATCGGCAATGTGACTTCGCAGGATCGTTTGATGATGGAGTCGCGTTCCGGTATCCAAGGTAATATCAAAGCCCGCCGGTTGGTGGTCGAAGAAGGCGCGGTGTTCGAAGGTCGTTGTTCGATGAAAGATACGAAAGATAAGCCGCTCGTGATCAACGAGAATGCGAATCGCGATATGTTTGAGGAACCTGAAGCTGCGCGTTTAGCTAAAGCGCAGTAGGTTTTATGCCCACGGGTAAACATACGACCCAAAGCTTATCGGAAACGATGCATGCGCTTGGGCCGTGGATCGGATGGGGTTGGCAATTTGCCCTGACGCTCGGCGTTTTGACTTGGGGCGGGCACTGGTTAGACGGATATTTTGAAACGAAAGTTCTTTTTACGCTGGCCGGTATTTTTTTGGGATTGGCCGGCGGTTTTATACAGTTGATCCGGATGGTTCGGAATCTTCCGAAGCCGGAACGACATCACCACGGAGAGGAGCGTCATTCGGACCGCGTAACCAAGCCGACGAATGAAGAGAAGGAATGAGTCAAAAATTGTTTCTGATGGTCGTATCGCTGATCACCGTCATTGTTCTTTTGATATTGAATGCCTTCATTGAAACGGCACAGGAATTTCGAGTCGTGCTTTGTGCGAGCGTTGTAGCATTGGCGCACGTGCTTTGCGGCTTTTATATGACGCGTTGGGCTTTTACTAAGTCAAACAAACTTTTTATGAGCGTCGTGATGGGCGGCATGGGCATTCGTATGATGTTGGTCGGCATTATCCTCGTGATCGTGTATAAATTGGTGGCGATCGATATCAAGTTGTTCATCGTTACATTTGGTGTGTATTACCTGCTGTTTCAGATTGTCGAGATTTATTTTGTAAACCGCGGGCTGCAGATGAAAAAATTAAATAATAATACTATATAGGATATTCGTACGCATGCTCATGCCTATGTTAACCTTCTGGCAAGCCGCTTCGCAGGAAGCGCCCAAAGCCGCCGACAAAGCAGAAAAAGTGGATATCGGCGGGACCATCATCCACCACATTACCAATTCCAATGAAATCGAACTCCCCATATTGGGTTATGTGAAACTGCCGCATTTTGATCCCATTCATATCGGCACTATGACGATAGACCTCAGTCCGACCAAACATGTCGTGATGATATGGTTGGTAGCGCTTTTGCTATTGGTGATTTTTTCCATCTTGGCTCGTCCCAAACTGATTCCCCGCGGCCTCTACAATGCCATGGAAGCGTTGATCAGCTTCGTGCGCGAAGAGATTGTGCGCCCTAATTTCGGTGCTAAAACCGACCGCTATATCCATTATTTCCTCACGTTGTTTTTCTTTATTCTGTTTATGAATCTTCTGGGGCTTATCCCGTATGGTTCGACAGCAACCGGTAATATCGCCGTCACAGCGACCTTGGCCGTCGTGACGTTTTTTGTCACGCAATATACCGCTATCAAGTCGCAAGGTATCGGCGGGTATCTGAAACATCTTACGGCCGGCGTGCATTGGCTTTTGTGGCCGATCATGATTCCCGTCGAAGTAGTGGGGCTTTTTACCAAACCTTTCGCGCTCAGCGTTCGTCTTTTTGCCAATATGACGGCAGGCCACGTCGTGATTCTCTCCCTGCTTGGTTTGATCTTCGTATTAAAAACATATTTTGTCGCGCCGATTTCTATCCTGTTCGCGTTGTTTATTTACGTATTGGAACTTTTCGTCGCCTTTCTGCAGGCGTACATTTTTACGCTGTTATCGTCGCTTTTTATCAGCATGGGTATGCACCACGAACACCATGAAGAGCATCATGACGCGGAGCATCCGGTGCATGCAGGGCATCACTGAATAGATAATGAATGAATGCAATTAACAAATACATAAACGAACTCATTTACAACATCATTTAACGGAGGAAACTACAATGGGCGATTTAGGATTTGGCTTCTTGGCCGCCGGTATCGGCGCAGGTCTGGCTACGATTGGTGCGGGTT is a window encoding:
- a CDS encoding peptidoglycan DD-metalloendopeptidase family protein, producing the protein MEEKKKSPHKYVTLLVMFDAVSDPRSFRLKVSTLRVMLGTLAVVGLVLAGSLIYYFSFAYKVFYYDELERKYEKLAEDNTRIKQIEREYRKVKQENEKIRIVFGLLKNMPRDTTYEGRSTYENFTAPSEMGYYPGKDLNDPMHEKMAEDISSDVGRIGIDYLSYARVVPTLMPVNSRFIARGYQDNRYNDPSATRIHRGVDIVAEEGAPVKAASEGRVIVSEWFTDYGNTIVLYHGFGFFSVYKHLQFRLKETDDAVKTGEVIGTVGKTGRLATGIHLHFEIWRDGVPRDPATFIPQIRDALVITVKADSLAKKSS
- the atpB gene encoding F0F1 ATP synthase subunit A; amino-acid sequence: MLMPMLTFWQAASQEAPKAADKAEKVDIGGTIIHHITNSNEIELPILGYVKLPHFDPIHIGTMTIDLSPTKHVVMIWLVALLLLVIFSILARPKLIPRGLYNAMEALISFVREEIVRPNFGAKTDRYIHYFLTLFFFILFMNLLGLIPYGSTATGNIAVTATLAVVTFFVTQYTAIKSQGIGGYLKHLTAGVHWLLWPIMIPVEVVGLFTKPFALSVRLFANMTAGHVVILSLLGLIFVLKTYFVAPISILFALFIYVLELFVAFLQAYIFTLLSSLFISMGMHHEHHEEHHDAEHPVHAGHH
- the rnhA gene encoding ribonuclease HI — protein: MTTSQSPHITIYTDGACKGNPGRGAWAAVLLAEDGKSKEISGTEDATTNNRMELAAVAEALKALKRPCRVTLHSDSAYIVNAFHQKWLDNWQRNGWRTADKSPVKNRDLWEIIIDLCQTHTVRFEKVKGHAGIHYNERVDTLCNEALSVQ
- a CDS encoding class I SAM-dependent methyltransferase — translated: MDYLDYQYDPNDPALMAVTDELPLWSAPFGTELLNAIRFKPGMTVMDIGCGTGFPMLEIAERIGKKGTVWGIDPWPAAVARLREKTERLGITQVRIIEGQAEDATIGEHTCDLIVSNNGINNVSDIPKTLSTCRRSAKHGAQFVMTYNLEGTMRAFYDVLRAALRDHRREENLPLIDQHIQQKRPPLDRMEAWIEESGFEIGEIKLRQFHMDFTDGKAFFEHHLIRHWFLPSWKNLVPQEIRRPVFTAMEDRMNDIVADEDVFRIEIPFAVIDATAI
- a CDS encoding AtpZ/AtpI family protein, with translation MPTGKHTTQSLSETMHALGPWIGWGWQFALTLGVLTWGGHWLDGYFETKVLFTLAGIFLGLAGGFIQLIRMVRNLPKPERHHHGEERHSDRVTKPTNEEKE
- a CDS encoding aminotransferase class V-fold PLP-dependent enzyme; amino-acid sequence: MKLEEYFQKFRTNTIGHDLTVQTPYGTQHIVYADWVASGRLYRPIEEQLLSRFGPYVANTHTETTTTGTTMTHAYHEAKAIIKGHVNAAPNDVLIFAGSGMTGAVAKFQRILNLRIPEKFSGRISVPEAERPVIFVTHMEHHSNHTSWLETIADVELVGRDEKGLVDLNDLSRLLERYKNRPMKIASVTACSNVTGIQTPYHDIAKIMHQNGGYCFVDFACSAPYVPINMHPADTDARLDAIYFSPHKFLGGPGTPGVLIFNAQLYGNKIPDQPGGGTVTWTNPWGEHKYFQDIEIREDGGTPPFLQAIKAAMAIRLKETMDPSRMMAREEEMLPRVFQVLRQAPGLHILADHVEHRLGIISFYIDGLHYNLGVKLLNDRFGIQVRGGCSCAGTYGHYLLNVTREFSKRITDEIDHGDMSEKPGWIRLSLHPVMTDQEVDFILRAISDVASHHKTWSKGYVYDGSANEFRHKEFKENSAAITDWFRVEA
- the fdhD gene encoding formate dehydrogenase accessory sulfurtransferase FdhD, whose amino-acid sequence is MESATRTYLIKKFSDGLDRDHADTLVTEEPLSIAVAHMERTVEIAVTMRTPGHDADLALGFLAAEGLLHAGDGSPDYTIIQKILSPEENSITLHVNESAFARMAEADQLRRYSFVQSSCGICGSRSISDLRAKGFRRIEDATVFMAEQILTLPDRLRREQKIFEQTGGLHGAGLFDNAGNLLCAREDIGRHNAVDKIIGWAFMQRRLPLHGHLLLVSGRVSYEIVQKALSVGIPCIAAVSAPSSLAVKSAHEFGMTLIGFLRSGQYNIYCGSQRIAQHA
- a CDS encoding polymer-forming cytoskeletal protein, producing MAFGEKNTNNTAGAGLNLISRGTVINGNISASTSIRIEGEIKGKIVCHDAVTIGTTGMVEGDIDAKSVIVGGKVIGNVTSQDRLMMESRSGIQGNIKARRLVVEEGAVFEGRCSMKDTKDKPLVINENANRDMFEEPEAARLAKAQ
- a CDS encoding response regulator transcription factor produces the protein MIRIAMIEDDAEIRQNVTAFLKKDNRFTITTSAGSVEEDLEAFKTHTPDILILDIGLPGMSGLSAIRLFREKFPDTDIVMFTVHDDPARIFEALCNGASGYLIKNTPFADIARSLDELHNGGAPMSPQIARKVIQHFYPAPSQKPQSTLSDKEKEVVVGLVDGLSYKMIADRMDVTIETIRSHIKNIYRKLHVHSKAEVITKSLRGEI
- a CDS encoding lysophospholipid acyltransferase family protein gives rise to the protein MKRLIWRIEYLILLFFRYFLLVIPLSLVPSIGTFIGDVFHFFKIRHGVAYSNLVRTGLFDASAIQRILRQTYRQFGKTFAELLVLDRYDGTHTKQFSFRLPDDWDWQNLRNSVLISAHFGNWELMGKALIAHGVSLAVVVRRQTNPYVDAWLFRHRTRCGMRVLYEDDIYGILRTLRSGHALALLSDQDFGHNKIPVHFFSQPCFAPAGPEMLVRRTGCRAWLCLGKRETSDQFVFSIDTISASETSFSSHYTALIESAIRSAPEQWFWFHRRWKNNK
- a CDS encoding DUF4154 domain-containing protein, which gives rise to MKRLTVLIGFVCCPILSLFAQYQIDATESVHVPVLIKSLSYDSKLKGGNLLILSRTDENGNRNKASSLFSGKTIKSNTLQAFDGTYSGKAALASILDNLGVHLIYICDDLTAAQVSEISALCNAKSILSISGVTDHVTTGLVSLSVSNEGGKTKTFLNKTKMRAEGHAFSAQFLQLCKIVE